From Abyssibius alkaniclasticus:
AGCTGGTGGGTGGTTTGCGCCGGACTGGGGGCTTGGCTCGGCCACGGTGATGCTGCTGACCATCCGCGCGCAGGATGCGGTAGAAGCTGGACTCGGATGCCAGATACCGCCCCTGATCGGCCAGTTTTGGCACGATCTGGCTTGGGGGCAGACTGCTAAATTCCTTTGAATTACATAGCGACAGCACCGCCGCACGTTCGGCAGCGCTCAGCTTGTTCGCGGGTTCCGGGCGCGGCACGAGGGGCCGTTGATCGGCGTGAAGCTGGCCGTCTTTCGTCCAGCGCCGCAGAGTGCGATCGCTGATTTCCAGCTCGGCACAGGCCTTGGCGCGCTGCACGCCGGCGGTAACGGCATCTTCGATCAGCATCGTTGCTGTTTGGCGATGTGGGGTGCTGATCATGCGTCCTCTCCGTCCCCCCAGATCGCTGACGCCTTTTTTCTGAGAACCAGAAGCGCTGCGGTTTCGGCCAATGCGCGGTCTTTGCGGGCAAGCTCGCGCTCCAGACCCTTGATCCGCTTTTTTTCTTCCTTGGTCGCCTGACCCAGACGGGCAGTGCTCGCACGGTCCCAGTCATTTGCCTGCTCGCAAGCCGATCGCCACGCCGCGATCTGCGCCGGATAGAGTCCGCGCTTGCGGCAGAATTCGGCCAAATCAGTTTCGTTCAGTGCCGCCGTTTCCAACACCGCCGCGAACTTGTCGCGCGAAGACCAGCCCTCGGGACCCGCGTCAGCATCGGGCAGAAGCTGTCCCTTGCGCCGCGCCTCAGCCCGCCAGTTGTGCAACGTCGCCTCAGAGATTCCTTCCTCCTGCGACAGCTGCCGAATGGCCATGTTGTTCGGTGGCAGCATACGCTTCAGCACAGCTGTCTTTCGTTCCGGTGAATATCCCACGTCATCGTCCTATCCCGCCCACCTGAGAAATAGAGGAAAAGTAGAGCAGCGGACAACATCCCTGACAGAGGGGGGGTGCCCGTTGCGGCGAGGCCCGCACCACCACCTTCGACTAATTCAATCTCGATCTGGCGATCTGGACCAAACAGGACGCCTATTTCAAACAGCACCGCGTGCCGATCTCGCATGAAGCCGTCGCGTTGATCCGGTTGCGTGGCGATGCGGTGCCGAAGGGCTGCCCGTTCCTATTCCCCGGCGATGTCCCGGGCCAGCCGGTCGTTGATCTCAAACGGTTCTGGGAGCGGATGCGGGTGCAGGCCGAGATCCCAGATGTCCGCATCCACGACCTGCGCCACACCTTCGCTTCGCTGCTGGTATCCGGCGGCGCCTCACTGGAAATGATCGGGCGGCTGCTCGGCCACACCCAAATTGGCACCACCCAGCGCTACGCCCACCTGATCGACTCGCCGCTGCGGGCCGGGGTAAATGCGGTGGGGGAGATGTTGAAGCCCCGGTTGAGGGTGGTTGGAGCTGGCCGTGAATAGAGGTCGTCGCGAAAATTTGGCCGAATCTTAAAGTTCGCAATAAAAGGCTACGATTGTTGCCATTGAATTGCCAAAAAAATCAGTTGTCCTCGTCCATAGTGGCTTCCTCATCAAATTCGTCGCTCTCAACGAACGAAGAAAACTCTTCCGGCTCAATACCAACAATCCGAATGAAGACCCGTCGTTTAGAAATATCGAAATCAAACTGTAGAAAGTCTTTGTTGGTAACGCCCAGCGCTGAAAAAGCCTTTGCAAAACCAGAGGCGAAGCCATTATCAATCCTCACGCCCCCCAACTGCAAGCCATCGACAGTTTGAAGGCGCCATTCTCCAGAAGTCAGATTTAATACGAACGTAGGGACTGCATGTGAACCAGCGTTGATCGTTGGGCGGTCTGCCTGAAAATGCCACCACAGTGTTCCAGCCTTTGACCAACCAGAAGTTGCATCGAACCTGCTTTCACGAATTTTTTCCTTGAGTTGCTCAATGGTGCCGGGATCAACATCCTGACCAACTAGAGAAAAAACACCAGTTGCTAGTTTTACAACCAATGGAGAATAGCTCAAATATACATAGAAGCTATTCGCGTTCATACCCAATTCGTCGAGACAATAGTCTTCTAATTCTTCCCTTGTCAAAGGACTGCCTAACGCTTCGAACGCATAGACTAGGCCTTGATCGTTAACGCCAAGATCAGCTTTCTCTAAAGAAGCCTCTGCCACAGCAATCCGATCTTGAAGCACCGCGATCTCATAAAATTCGAGGAGTTTACCAAGTGCCTCGGGGGGCGGTACAAAGCTCACACGAACGTGCCGCAATAGGGCTGAACGCAGTTCGTTGATTTCCACCGATTGCGATACAGAAAATATCCTTGCTGCGACGTTCGCCAGGGCTCTTTCGGGTTCCAGTTGTCTGTCTCATGTCCCACTCCTCGGTGGTAACGATGAGCCAACAACCCTCTCTTATCAAATCGCCCTATTTGGACCCATAGGCGCTGACGTCAGACACATGGGGGAGCCAGCTTCACAGCCGGATCGACGCGGGGTTTGAGAGTTTTCCACGCGCGAAATCATAAGACGTAGCGAGGATTTTCAATGCTGTTTCGATCTCGGCTGTGTCCCGCGCGGCGAACACCATGACGGCGGTTGCGGGGATCTTGCCTGAGGCCACCATCGGGTGCGGCTCGCCCCATCCTTTGGCGAACAGTTCAAGCGTACATTCGATTGGCAGCATCAGATGCATGGAGCCGTCATAATGCGGATGCACATGGGCAAACTCATTTCCCACCATAAAAGATTCTCGACAGCCGTGGGCATGATCATGTGCCAGCCAAAGAGCTTCGGCTCCGGGGACAGAAATAATGCTGGGGCGACGCTCGACAAAGGGAAAATCAAATGCGCGCTTTTTGAGCTCTTGATAGGTACTGGCGTCGGGGTTTTGGCTTACCTGCTCGTGAGGCGCGCAATCGGTAGTCTCTGGTCGCGGGCCGATGCGGGGCGTCAGTTCAAACATTTCCAGCCTTTCTGGTTTATATGGTTAGGACCCCAGAGCCTTGCGGACGTCCGGTGCAACGCGGGTTCCCAGGATCTCGATCGCGTTCATCAGGGATTTTTGATCGAGCCGCCCGATCGCCATCTGAATGGTAATCCGTGTAAAGCCGAAAATTTCATGATGGGCGAGGATCTTGTCGGTCAGTTCTGCGGGGCCGCCCACGAACAACGCGCCGCTGGGGCCGCTCATGGTATCAAACTGTTCACGGGTTGCCGGGGGCCATCCGCGTTCTGCGCCAAGTCGGGTCATGACCTCATTATGCGGGCCACTGTAAATGTCGCGGGCGGCTTGACTGGTTTCGGCCACAAACCCATGCACATTCAGTGAGGTTTCAAGGATGGCCGGGTCGTGCCCGGCCTTGGTGGCGGCAGAGCGGTAAAGATCGAACAAAGGCGCAAACCGCACAGGTTCCCCGCCAATTATACCAAGCGCAAGCGGCAGGCCAAGTTTTCCGCCGCGCACCGCCGATTGAGGCGTTCCCCCGATACCCAGCCAGATCGGCAGCTTGCTCTGATAGGGACGTGGATAGACGCCCTGATGATCGACCGCAGGCAAATGTTTTGTGCCGGGCCAACTTATGTGTTCGGCTTCGTTCACCATCATCAATAGCCGGAGTTTTTCAGCAAAAAGGCCGTCGTAGTCATCCAGCGCATGACCAAACAGCGGAAAGGATTCAACAAAGGCACCGCGCCCGACCATGATTTCGGCGCGCCCCTGGGTCAGGTTGTCCAGCGTCGAAAACTGTTGAAAGACGCGGATCGGATCATCGGAACTCAGCACGGTAACGGCGCTGGAAAGGCGGATGTTTTTGGTTTGTGTTGCCGCCGCTGCCAGCGCCACAGCAGGATTTGAAACTGCATAGTCGGGGCGGTGATGTTCGCCAACGCCGAACCAATCCAGCCCGACCTGATCGGCCAGCACGATTTCCTCAACCAGATTGCGCAGCCTTTGGGAAGGGCTGACGCTGCCAGCTTGATCGGCGCCCGACTCTGCGCCCGACTCTGCGAATGTGTATATGCCTATTTGCACGATATGGCCTTCTTTGGGGCGGGGGCGAATGCCTCGCCCCCGCAGATATTTCCGTGGATTCTAAACGCCAAATAGGGCCCGAACAGGTGCAAACGCCTCCTTCCACGAAGCGCGCGCCTCAAGCCGTTCGATCCAGGCCGCGACGTTCGGGAGATCGTCAAGCGAGATATCAGACTGCACACGGTACATGAATGTCGAGGCCAGCGCGAAATCCGCAACGCTAAGATCGCCCGCGATCCAATCCTTGCCCGCAAGGCCGAATTCCAGCACTGCTAGGAACTGATCTACGTTCTTCAACTCGGCGTCTATGACGCTTTGATCCGCCTCTCCCATGCCGAACTTCGCTTTCAGGAACCGCTCGAACGACAACTTTTGCATTGCCGGACCAAGGTGAATTGTCTGCCAGTAAAGCCACTGATCCACCGTTGCCCGGGCCTTTGGGTCGTCGGGATAAAGACCGCGCTCGGGTTTCTTGCTTGCCAGATAGGAATTGATGGCGCGGGATTCCCATATCACGAAATCGCCGTCTGCCAGCACCGGCACCTTGGCATTGGGATTCATCGACAGGAATTCCACGCTGCGGTTGTCGCCGCCGCGTATGTCGACCTCGATGATCTCAAGATCGATCCCCAGTTCCAGGGCAACCGCCCGCACCCGAAGGGCGTTGGGCGAGAAATTGGCGTTGTAAAGCTTCATCATGGTTTCCTTATTGCGCCGGTGGGGTGAGCAGGGCCGCCTTGTTGGCAATCAAGAAATCACGCGCCGACTGGCCGGCCTGTCCGGTCAGTTTTTCCAGATCACCCGTTGCAACACTCAGATAGTCCTTGGCCATCGCCTCGTCGAAGGACGCAAAAACCTTTGCCATGAACTCTGGCAAGCCAGCGCCGATCATTGCCTGGACCAGATCGTCGGTTGAGATCGGGATATAGGGGATATCCTTGCCCGAGATTTCCGACAGGAAGGCCGCGATGTCGCTTTGGGAAAGCGCCGCGGGGCCGGTGATGTCCAAAACGCTTGAACCGGTTTCCTGCATCAGGGCCGCTGCAGCGGCGCGGGCGCAATCGGCGCGAGTAACATAGCCGGTTTTCCCCTCAGCGGCAGCGGCGAAGTGTTGCCCCATTCCAATGCTTTGCCCACCACCCATCAGCACCAGATCGGTGTAAAGGTTGTTGCGCAGGATGGTATAGTCGACACCGGTGTCCTTGATTAGCGCTTCGGTGTCGCTGTGATCTTTGGCGAACGTGATCGGGCTTTCCTCAACCGGGTTTGTCAATGACGTATAAACGATATGTGTGATCCCTTCCTTCGTCGCGGCTGCAACGGCGTTTTTATGCGCTGCCAGTCGCTTGCCTGGTTCCAGATCGTCGGTCGAAATGATCAGCAAACGCTTGCCACCCGCAAAAGCCGCGCTCAACGATGCGGGGTCGTTGAAATCACCCTTGCGGGCCTCAACTCCCTTGTCAGCCAGATCGGCCAGCTTTTCCGGCGAACGGGAGACGGCGATGATCGGACCGGCACCGGCCGCAATCAGATTGTCGATGACCTGTCGGCCAAGTTGGCCGGATGCACCGGTGACGATGAAAGGGCCGTTTTGAATGTTTGTCATTGGGTATTCCTCGATTTTTCGGGTTGGATTTGGATGTTCAAGCGTCTGATGGGATTCAGCCAAAGGTAAACGCGCTTTCGACTGCTCCGAGCACGTGATCCTCCAGCGTTTTCACGCCTTTGTCGGCAAGGGCGGCCCCCGCGACAACATGCAGCGGAATCAGATGTTCTTCGCGCGGGTTGGCATCGCGGGCACCAGGGGCGGCGTCCCACCGAGCCAGCATTTGATCACGCTCTGCTGGATCGGTGCGGGTGGCCGCATCGCTTAGCCAGCGGTCAAATTCCTGCCCGTTCACGGAATCGGTTGCACCACCCCGCATCGCATGCATCATTTTTTGCATGTTGTGATAGGTGTTGCCCGAACCGATGATCAGAACACCTTCATCTCGCAACGGTGCCAGTGCCCGCCCGACCGCAATATGCGCAGTTGGGTCAAGATCACTTCGCAAGCTAAGCTGCACACAGGGAATGTCTGCCTGCGGAAAGGCCACCTTGAGCGGGATGAACACGCCGTGATCGTAACCGCGCGCCTCATCAACGGGGCAGGGGAACCCGGCCGCCTCGACCAGCGTCTGCACCCTGTCGGACAGCGCGACATCGCCGGGCGCGGGCCAAGTCAGTTCGTAGGTGTGAGGTGGAAACCCGTTATAATCGAACAACAGCGACGGGGCCGGGTTTTTCTGCACCGTAAATTGCGGCTCTTCCCAATGGCCTGAAATCACCAGCAACGCCTTGGGGGCTTCCGGCAATGACGCGGACACATCGGCAAGGAACTCGCGCTGCCGGTTCCAGGTTTCTGGCGGGTCCCAGTCCATGAAGAAACAGGGGCCTCCACCGTGTGGAATGAACATCGTTGGCATTCGGGTCATGTACTGCATCCTTTCGTCTTTATTGCGAGCGAAGCCTGACGATCCAGCCCGCCTATGGTTGCTAAGATTCCGGTTACGCCGCGCTATTCAGCAAATCACCGTAGGGCGATTTCTTTTCGCGAACCCGGTTTTGCGTCAGGAACGATATGATCAGTGCCGCCCATGCGATGATCGCCGGCGGCCAGCCCGGATCGCCCGCAGCTATATGCGCTGAAGCGGCCAGCAACAGGTGCCAGAACATCGCCGCATAGGCGAAATCGGACAGGAACGTCGACGGGCGCCAAAGGATGACTACGGCCGCCACGATCTTTAGGATGGCCAACGGCCATATTATGTAGGTTGGGTACTTCAACAAGCCCTCATACATTCCCGCAACCATGTCATGCGCGGTGATGTAAAATGTCGCCCCGCCCAGATAGACCAACGCAACCAACCCGGTTGCCGCCCAGTATGTAATTTTCACAGATTTTTCGCTCATTTCGACGTCCCCTTTTTTTGTAATATTTGCCTGGGCATTCTTCCGAATGGCTCACCCTTGCTAGGTTTTGCTATTCGCTCTAGTATTATAAAGCGTCTTAGTTTTGAAAGAAAAGTAGGCACTGAAAAGTAACTGCCCTTGGAGAACCTCAAAATGAAACAAACAACACCGCCCGCGTGTCCCATGGACTCCATTCTGCGCTTGCTGATGGGGCCGTGGACAACTTATATTCTCTGGGTCCTCAGCGATGGTGGGCCACAACGTTTCGGGGCGCTGAAACGGGCTGTACCGGGAATTTCAACCCGGGTGCTGACGGAGCGGTTGCGAATGTTGCAGACGGCCGGTGTGATCTGGCGCGATCAGACGCAAACGATCCCGCCCGCGGTCACCTATGGTTTAACAAAACGAGGCAACGATCTGCGCCAAGTGCTGGAATCCTTGGGCGAAATCGCGCAGCGTTGGCAGGCCGAAGGCGCGTTTGGAACGGGCGACGTGGCGGCAGAATGATCGATTCGACGGTCTGCTGGTCCAGCAAAGCCGGTTCGTTCCGTCCCGCATCCTCCCAGTTCATTGACGGCGCAGCGAATGCCCGGACTGAATCTTGGGCTGTTGCAAGGTAGGGAATGACGGCTTCCGTGAAGTTACGCCGCGCCGCCGCGAATTCGATGCTGCTACAGCGAAGACGATTTGGATGTTCGCGTGAAATCCTGCTGCGGCAGCATCAGGCCGCTCAGTCCGCATAGCCGACCTCCGGCCGAGTAGGGATGCTGCGTAGAGCACAAACGACCGCTTCAGAGAAGCTGCGCTGCGGTATCCCTACCGCGCCTGATTGTCAGCTTTGGCCGCTCATGTTGGTTCAGGCTGATCGATCAGGACATCTCTGATGGGTCGAGTTCGGCATGGTCCCGGCGGAGAGTCCTACCGATTTGCGCGCGCGCAAAATTGACTCCTGTATTGACCGATGGTTGTGCGACATTGGAGCACAAGGGTGACGCGGGCGGGGAAGGTTTCGAAGCGGGTCAACAATAGGTCAACCTGCCTAACTACTTTGTTCCCCGTTTGGGCCCGTCCGCTGCGGTCGGCTGCGGCAAGGTGCGGTTAGAAAACGACGCCAGTTCAAGGGGTTACCGCGTAACCAGTTGAAATCAAAGGACAGGCGCCTTCCCGGAAGATTCGGCTCATAACCTGAGGGTCACTGAACAGGACTGAGATGCTGCTGCGCCGCCCATTCTGATGGAAATGGTCCCAGCAGATCAGCTAGATTCAAATCCGACGCCTGCCGTCCCTTGATGATCGCCTCCACGATGTTGGGCGCCAACAGGCTCAGGCGCAGCACTCGCGTCATGTAAGTAACCGCGATCTCTTCATGTTCGGCAAGTTCGGCGGTCGTCGCGAACTGCCCACTTTCCAGCATCCGCTTCCAGCGGAACGCGCGGGCCAGCGCCTTGACCAAGGTGTTGTCTATCTGGCGTTGGTTGGATGCCCCGTCCGGCAGCTGCATCTCCTTGCGGCCGCCTCGCTTCACGAGGCGGAACGGGATGTGCACTGTCACTGTTTCCGTCACTGGCGTCGCGCGGTTCATGCCGCGTACCCCACTTCGGCCATCATTTCTCGTGCCAGACCGGTCAGACCGTCCATCCGGAGGCTAACACTCAGGCCATCGGTGCCGATATCGATCCGTTCGATCAACAGTGCGGCGATGCGTGCCTGCTCGGCGGGGAACAGTTCGTCCCACAGCGGATCAAGATGGGTTAGCGCGTCACGGGCGTTGGCCTCGGTGATATCGCCATCCTCCGAGCGGGCTGCTTTCCACGTTCCGGCCACGATTTCGGGCTGGCGGAACACGGCGCGGAGTTGATATATGACGGCGGCCTCGATTTCGCCTGCCGGAACACGGCCGACCGGACAAGAGCCCGCGCCGTGCTTCAGCACTGATTGACTGACGTAGTACCGGTACAGCCGACCGCCCTTGCGGGTGTGTGTCGGCGAGAAGGCCGCCCCGTCGGGGCCGTAGAGCAGACCTTTCAGCAGCGCAGGAGTGTCGGCGCGTGTGCGCGCGGCGCGCTTGCGGGGGCTTTCGGTCAGGATGGCGTGGACTTTGTCCCAGACATCCTTGTCGATGATGCCATCGTGCTCGCCGGGATAACTGTCGCCCTTGTGTACGGCCTCACCGATGTACGCGCGGTTGTTCAGCAGGCGATACAGGTACTTCTTGTCGATCCGGTTGCCACGGCTGGTCTGGATACCGCGCGCCGCCAGTTCCCGCGCCAATTCCGTGCCCGATCCGATCTCGATGAACCGGGCGAAGATCCAGCGGATGTTGGCGGCATCGGCCTCCTTGATGACCAACTTTCGGTCCTTCACCTCGTAGCCCAGAGGTGGCACGCCACCCATCCACATGCCCTTCATACGGCTGGCGCGGACCTTGTCGCGGATGCGTTCGGCGGTTACCTCGCGTTCGAACTGGGCGAATGACAGCAGGATGTTCAGCGTAAGCCGCCCCATGGAGGTGGTGGTGTTGAAGGACTGAGTGACGGATACGAAGGTGACGCCATTGCGGTCAAACACCTCTACCAGCTTGGAAAAATCCATCAGTGAGCGCGACAAGCGGTCGATCTTGTACACGACGACCACGTCAACCAAGCCATCTTCGACATCGGCCAGCAGTCGTTTCAGGCCGGGTCGTTCCAGCGTGCCGCCGGAAATGCCGCCATCATCATATTGATCGCGGACCAACACCCAGCCTTCTGACCGCTGACTGGCGATGTACGCCTCGCAGGCCTCTCGCTGGGCGTGGAGGCTGTTGAATTCTTGCTCAAGACCTTCCTCCGATGACTTCCGGGTATAGACGGCGCAGCGCAGTTTTCTGACGATGGGTTTGGTCATGCGCCCCTCCTGTGATTTTTCAGGCCGAAGAACACCCAGCCGTTCCAGCGCGTGCCGGTGATGGCGCGGGCAATGGCGGACAGCGATTTGTAAGGTCGGCCCTGCCAGTCGAAACCGTCAGACGTGACGGTGACGAGATGCTCAATGCCCTGCCATTCACGGATCAGCCGTGTACCTACGATGGGCTTCAGGTCAGCGCGGATGCGGCTCTTCTTGCGGTCGCCACCGTCCAGCTGTTCGCCGAGAGCTTCCAGCCGCTTCACAGTTTCCGGCTTCAGGCCACCATAGGCCAGTTCCTGGATGCGGTACGCGAGGCGGCTCTCGAGGTAGCGACGATTGAACGGCGGCGGCTCGATGTCGAACAGCTCACGCCATTGCGTCTTCAGGTCTGGCGTTGGCGTTGTCTTCAGCGCGGCCAGGCGGACGGGAATGGGGTCTTGTTTGGTCATGTGTTTCTCCGGTGAGTTGGAGTTGCATGACGCCATTCGTCGGCCGGATAGTGTAGGCAACTTTCTCTTCTATTCTCAGATACCTCCGCCCGATCGCGCATCCGCAGGCGAACCAGCCCGATAGCCAGCAGGCCACACAAATCGGCACGGCGTTCCGCCGGGGTCATCTGGTCCGCTGGGAGTGGGTTGGGTCGTTTCATGTCTCTGGCAGCCGTGATTGGTGATGTTGTTACCAATCAAAAGCCACCCCGAAGCCCCTTGTGGGACATGCCGCACCCTGTGGCTACCTATAAGCGCGAACAAGTAGTGAACATCACCTCTTGCGAAAGAAAGTTTCGTCAACGATTATCCGAGGTTGAATCAGGTAGAGAGCAAACATTCGTTGAGGTGATTTCATGGCGCGCAAAGCAATTCCGGTCGGTCCCAATATTCTTGCGTTGATCGAAGATGCGCGTATCGATCTTGCCCGAGCAGCACTTGCCGTCCGAGAGGGCGAAAACGAGCCAGATTTCGCCCTGCCAGATAACCCATCTGACCTGACAGATGACGATGCCGTGGAGGCGTTTCGGCTGGACCTCATCCAAACGCTCTCTGAATTTGATCAGGATGAACTGCGACCGGCAGAGCAGCGATCACGTAGAATTCGGGCGCTCGCAGACGGAAAGGGCGTGACCTCCCTCACGACGATTATCAAGCAGCAACTCGATGATACGCAGTCGCAGGAGTTCGACCGACAACCAGACCAGATCTGCAGAAGCATTTGGACCTATCTCAATGCGCGCGAAACGTTTGAGGACGCGGAAAGCTTTCATTTTGCTCGACAATTTCGTGAGCACGGAAAGCTTTACGACGCCTTCGAGGTCGAGCTTGAAAATCATGTAGCCCTCGATGCGACCGCAATCGACGAGACGGCACTGGCGGCCAAGATCAAGGGGGTGCTCGAACTGAAACCCGAGATTTCCTGCACGGTGAAAGCGCTCGATCTGCCCGCCACTGAAACACACGCCGCGTCCATCATGCTGATCGTCCGGCATGGCGGGCCGCTGTCCAGCGTCTATGACCATCGACACGACGGACGCAG
This genomic window contains:
- a CDS encoding winged helix-turn-helix transcriptional regulator; protein product: MKQTTPPACPMDSILRLLMGPWTTYILWVLSDGGPQRFGALKRAVPGISTRVLTERLRMLQTAGVIWRDQTQTIPPAVTYGLTKRGNDLRQVLESLGEIAQRWQAEGAFGTGDVAAE
- a CDS encoding luciferase family protein, producing the protein MFELTPRIGPRPETTDCAPHEQVSQNPDASTYQELKKRAFDFPFVERRPSIISVPGAEALWLAHDHAHGCRESFMVGNEFAHVHPHYDGSMHLMLPIECTLELFAKGWGEPHPMVASGKIPATAVMVFAARDTAEIETALKILATSYDFARGKLSNPASIRL
- a CDS encoding DUF2924 domain-containing protein — encoded protein: MTKQDPIPVRLAALKTTPTPDLKTQWRELFDIEPPPFNRRYLESRLAYRIQELAYGGLKPETVKRLEALGEQLDGGDRKKSRIRADLKPIVGTRLIREWQGIEHLVTVTSDGFDWQGRPYKSLSAIARAITGTRWNGWVFFGLKNHRRGA
- a CDS encoding LLM class flavin-dependent oxidoreductase, which encodes MQIGIYTFAESGAESGADQAGSVSPSQRLRNLVEEIVLADQVGLDWFGVGEHHRPDYAVSNPAVALAAAATQTKNIRLSSAVTVLSSDDPIRVFQQFSTLDNLTQGRAEIMVGRGAFVESFPLFGHALDDYDGLFAEKLRLLMMVNEAEHISWPGTKHLPAVDHQGVYPRPYQSKLPIWLGIGGTPQSAVRGGKLGLPLALGIIGGEPVRFAPLFDLYRSAATKAGHDPAILETSLNVHGFVAETSQAARDIYSGPHNEVMTRLGAERGWPPATREQFDTMSGPSGALFVGGPAELTDKILAHHEIFGFTRITIQMAIGRLDQKSLMNAIEILGTRVAPDVRKALGS
- a CDS encoding recombinase family protein encodes the protein MTKPIVRKLRCAVYTRKSSEEGLEQEFNSLHAQREACEAYIASQRSEGWVLVRDQYDDGGISGGTLERPGLKRLLADVEDGLVDVVVVYKIDRLSRSLMDFSKLVEVFDRNGVTFVSVTQSFNTTTSMGRLTLNILLSFAQFEREVTAERIRDKVRASRMKGMWMGGVPPLGYEVKDRKLVIKEADAANIRWIFARFIEIGSGTELARELAARGIQTSRGNRIDKKYLYRLLNNRAYIGEAVHKGDSYPGEHDGIIDKDVWDKVHAILTESPRKRAARTRADTPALLKGLLYGPDGAAFSPTHTRKGGRLYRYYVSQSVLKHGAGSCPVGRVPAGEIEAAVIYQLRAVFRQPEIVAGTWKAARSEDGDITEANARDALTHLDPLWDELFPAEQARIAALLIERIDIGTDGLSVSLRMDGLTGLAREMMAEVGYAA
- a CDS encoding DODA-type extradiol aromatic ring-opening family dioxygenase, which produces MTRMPTMFIPHGGGPCFFMDWDPPETWNRQREFLADVSASLPEAPKALLVISGHWEEPQFTVQKNPAPSLLFDYNGFPPHTYELTWPAPGDVALSDRVQTLVEAAGFPCPVDEARGYDHGVFIPLKVAFPQADIPCVQLSLRSDLDPTAHIAVGRALAPLRDEGVLIIGSGNTYHNMQKMMHAMRGGATDSVNGQEFDRWLSDAATRTDPAERDQMLARWDAAPGARDANPREEHLIPLHVVAGAALADKGVKTLEDHVLGAVESAFTFG
- a CDS encoding DoxX family protein, with product MSEKSVKITYWAATGLVALVYLGGATFYITAHDMVAGMYEGLLKYPTYIIWPLAILKIVAAVVILWRPSTFLSDFAYAAMFWHLLLAASAHIAAGDPGWPPAIIAWAALIISFLTQNRVREKKSPYGDLLNSAA
- a CDS encoding NAD(P)H-binding protein, which codes for MAESHQTLEHPNPTRKIEEYPMTNIQNGPFIVTGASGQLGRQVIDNLIAAGAGPIIAVSRSPEKLADLADKGVEARKGDFNDPASLSAAFAGGKRLLIISTDDLEPGKRLAAHKNAVAAATKEGITHIVYTSLTNPVEESPITFAKDHSDTEALIKDTGVDYTILRNNLYTDLVLMGGGQSIGMGQHFAAAAEGKTGYVTRADCARAAAAALMQETGSSVLDITGPAALSQSDIAAFLSEISGKDIPYIPISTDDLVQAMIGAGLPEFMAKVFASFDEAMAKDYLSVATGDLEKLTGQAGQSARDFLIANKAALLTPPAQ
- a CDS encoding glutathione S-transferase family protein, which produces MMKLYNANFSPNALRVRAVALELGIDLEIIEVDIRGGDNRSVEFLSMNPNAKVPVLADGDFVIWESRAINSYLASKKPERGLYPDDPKARATVDQWLYWQTIHLGPAMQKLSFERFLKAKFGMGEADQSVIDAELKNVDQFLAVLEFGLAGKDWIAGDLSVADFALASTFMYRVQSDISLDDLPNVAAWIERLEARASWKEAFAPVRALFGV
- a CDS encoding IS3 family transposase (programmed frameshift), which translates into the protein MLPPNNMAIRQLSQEEGISEATLHNWRAEARRKGQLLPDADAGPEGWSSRDKFAAVLETAALNETDLAEFCRKRGLYPAQIAAWRSACEQANDWDRASTARLGQATKEEKKRIKGLERELARKDRALAETAALLVLRKKASANLGGRRGRMISTPHRQTATMLIEDAVTAGVQRAKACAELEISDRTLRRWTKDGQLHADQRPLVPRPEPANKLSAAERAAVLSLCNSKEFSSLPPSQIVPKLADQGRYLASESSFYRILRADGQQHHRGRAKPPVRRKPPTSYLASAPCEVWTWDITWMPGPVAGMFFYLYLIVDIFSRKIVGWEVHERESADLAAVLIRQAVLAEGCFMQPLVLHADNGSPMKGATMKTTMEKLGITASYSRPRVSNDNPFSEALFRTCKYRPDWPSKGFATKIDAQAWVKSFASWYNGEHLHSAIRFVTPGARHAGHDRATLANRAMLYANARAQNPERWSGKTRNWQPAGPVWLNPENEISAPEIRDAA